The Acidobacteriota bacterium genome includes the window TGTTACGCCATCAACAAACACGGCGAACATGGAAGCGCTGCAATATGGAGCGGCGAAGGAATCTACAAGCCCCTGTACCTCTTCCACGACGGGACCTCGATGAAGACTTTCGAATCAGCTTATCTCTTCAAGAAGTAGAATGCATAGTTTTTCTCGCAAATACTTTCTTGAGGAGATTCAGGGAAAGGCAAAGGATGATGGGCAGGCGGTCTCTCTATTCACCGAGTTCTGCCAGAACGTGGTAGAAGCCTTCCACCACTTGGGCCATCTTTCCGTAACCCAGTTTCTCAAACGTATCGTGCGACGTATGATAATCATCATATCTGTAAAAAGCAGTGTCGGTTACCATGGCGGCTCTGTACCCTTCCTTCCAGAATGACCAGTGATCAGAGAAGTCAACCCCGGGAATGAATCGAGGCACGCTGACAGATTGAATATCAAAATTGGAATGCTTCCTGAAAATCCGGGCGCATTCTCTAACGAATCTCCTTGAACGGAGATCTCCCACGATGGCAATGAAGTTTGCCTCGCGGGGATGGGAGAGCCGTATCCCGAAAGGATAATGCTGGGATCCATCTTTCTCAGAATAGTAACCGATCATCTCAAAGCTGAGCATGGCTAAGATATTCTCATTGTTCTTCTTTGCCTGCCTTGTGTAAACCCTGCTGCCCATCAACCTCGTCCTGAAAAAAGGTGGTTCCTCGTTCACGAAGGCGATGAACCTTATAGTTTTTCGCGTGTCTATGGTCGAGAAGAGCCTGGATAGCTCCAGAACAGCAGATACGCCGCTCGCGTTGTCATTGGCTCCGGGTGTCCCGCGGACCGTGTCGTAATGCGCCCCGGCTACGATGATATTATAAGGTTCATCTCTTCCTGTCCTGGTTGCGATGATGTTACCGTACTCGGTTCCAGAGATCTTATACGTATGCTTCTCAGGAGTGTATCCGTGGTCTTCGAACTTTTGAAAGATGTACTCAGCCGCCTTTTCGAGACTCTCATAATGATGGTGGCTCCTCTCGCCGATCTCGTGCGACAAGGCGACGACATGATCCTTCAGATTCTTCTCGAGGAATTCAAACCGGTTCGACTTCTCTCCCATCTCCTGATCCCGAATACCAGATACTAAATATTATAGGAATGTGTAGTCGAAAGAAAGGCTCGTATCTGAATCAGGATAATTATTTGGAAAAAAGAGGGATAAATTCTAAAATAATGGTATTTTCAGATGTTCTATGAAGAAGAACTGGAGGTATGATGAGAAGTAAGGTTATGATGCTGCTGGTCCTCATGATGACTCTTTCTGTTTTTATCATCCCGCATGAAACAACTCTTCTTGCTAAAACTGTGGAGCAACCCGGACAAAGTTCCGGTCAGCAGAAGGGAGAAAAAGTCACGGGCGAGATGGTTCTTCTTTCCGGCGGAGAGT containing:
- a CDS encoding M28 family peptidase, which produces MGEKSNRFEFLEKNLKDHVVALSHEIGERSHHHYESLEKAAEYIFQKFEDHGYTPEKHTYKISGTEYGNIIATRTGRDEPYNIIVAGAHYDTVRGTPGANDNASGVSAVLELSRLFSTIDTRKTIRFIAFVNEEPPFFRTRLMGSRVYTRQAKKNNENILAMLSFEMIGYYSEKDGSQHYPFGIRLSHPREANFIAIVGDLRSRRFVRECARIFRKHSNFDIQSVSVPRFIPGVDFSDHWSFWKEGYRAAMVTDTAFYRYDDYHTSHDTFEKLGYGKMAQVVEGFYHVLAELGE